One region of Chloroflexota bacterium genomic DNA includes:
- a CDS encoding cytochrome c3 family protein, translated as MKIRWLFVCGLAIVLTMLWRDPVFADNPPHDGNYTATTDSCAGCHRTHTGSGAGLLKMTAAYNLCMACHGVTSGGANTNVRDGVYVATNAPLKGGGFVNARMNTNLGASAVSGAVTSKHAVNGMTGYAPGRIWGIGAINSGAGTTFTLECYSCHDPHGKSGAGATATYRVLRSVPRYVTGATTFSVPDVITKEYTIKDTTGRYYGENYPASNDTNLTENTKITALTSWCSTCHTRIHATGASGATSSGDAIFAYRHRTDGSNISTSSANGAPACMTCHVAHGSRAAMGTYSSAVPKPGTAEGGGSYLDSALLRIDNRGVCEICHNK; from the coding sequence ATGAAAATACGCTGGTTGTTTGTTTGCGGACTTGCGATTGTCCTGACCATGCTTTGGCGCGACCCAGTCTTTGCCGACAATCCGCCTCACGATGGCAACTACACGGCGACGACCGACTCGTGCGCGGGCTGCCATCGCACGCACACCGGCTCCGGGGCTGGGTTGTTGAAAATGACCGCCGCGTACAATTTGTGCATGGCTTGTCACGGCGTCACCTCGGGCGGCGCGAACACGAATGTGCGCGACGGCGTTTACGTGGCGACCAATGCGCCGCTCAAAGGCGGCGGCTTTGTGAATGCGCGGATGAATACGAACCTGGGTGCGAGCGCGGTGAGCGGCGCGGTCACCTCCAAGCACGCGGTCAACGGGATGACGGGCTACGCGCCCGGTCGAATTTGGGGCATCGGCGCGATCAACAGCGGTGCGGGCACAACCTTTACGCTCGAATGCTATTCGTGTCACGACCCGCACGGCAAATCGGGCGCGGGCGCGACCGCGACGTATCGCGTCCTCAGGTCGGTCCCGCGTTATGTCACCGGCGCGACCACGTTTTCGGTGCCCGATGTGATTACAAAAGAATACACGATCAAGGACACCACCGGACGATATTACGGCGAAAATTATCCGGCAAGCAACGACACGAATCTCACGGAGAATACCAAGATCACGGCGCTCACGAGTTGGTGTTCGACGTGTCACACGCGCATTCACGCGACTGGGGCTTCCGGCGCGACGAGTTCCGGCGATGCGATCTTTGCGTATCGCCATCGCACGGACGGTTCGAACATCAGCACTTCGTCGGCGAATGGCGCGCCCGCGTGTATGACGTGCCATGTCGCGCACGGCTCGCGCGCGGCGATGGGAACGTACTCGTCCGCGGTGCCCAAACCTGGGACGGCGGAAGGTGGTGGCAGTTATCTCGACAGCGCGCTCCTGCGAATTGACAATCGCGGCGTCTGCGAGATTTGCCACAACAAGTAG
- a CDS encoding tetratricopeptide repeat protein codes for MSTVVFSVYYYFDRYSHSNQAVVEYQLENVEAVVREHPQSAELRVAAANYYLESGLIPQSIQQSEQALVIEPDNQGALILLASAYQKTGNLDAAIERLNRVIALNQGNALAKIDPRLESVHYVLGTLYTKQGRYAEAIASLKLALEISSTDADALYALGVAYQKQDDHTHALEAFQEAIRFAPEFGEAYADMAESAIALGNAPEAMYARAMVLLLNGQPANAAAQFEQVIAQAPEIKRAYYGLGLANEKLGKHAEAIQALSEFVKIYPNDIAAQQALGRLMRGN; via the coding sequence TTGTCTACCGTTGTCTTTAGCGTCTATTACTATTTTGACCGCTACAGTCATTCGAACCAAGCGGTCGTCGAGTACCAACTTGAAAACGTCGAAGCCGTGGTACGCGAGCATCCCCAGAGCGCCGAGTTGCGCGTCGCCGCCGCCAACTACTATCTCGAAAGTGGATTGATCCCACAATCCATTCAACAGAGCGAGCAGGCGCTCGTGATCGAACCCGATAACCAGGGCGCGCTGATTTTGTTGGCGAGCGCGTATCAAAAGACCGGCAACCTGGATGCGGCGATAGAGCGGCTCAATCGCGTCATCGCCTTGAACCAGGGCAACGCGCTCGCCAAAATTGACCCGCGTCTCGAATCGGTGCATTACGTCCTGGGCACGTTGTACACCAAGCAAGGCAGATATGCGGAAGCCATCGCGTCGCTCAAGCTCGCGTTGGAAATTAGCAGCACCGATGCCGACGCGCTCTACGCGTTGGGCGTCGCCTACCAGAAACAAGACGATCACACGCACGCGCTCGAGGCGTTTCAAGAAGCCATTCGTTTCGCACCCGAGTTCGGCGAGGCGTACGCGGACATGGCGGAAAGCGCGATTGCCCTGGGCAATGCGCCCGAAGCGATGTACGCGCGCGCGATGGTTCTGCTCTTGAATGGACAGCCCGCCAATGCCGCCGCGCAGTTCGAGCAAGTCATCGCGCAAGCACCCGAGATCAAACGCGCGTACTATGGTCTGGGGTTGGCGAACGAGAAACTGGGCAAACACGCTGAAGCCATTCAAGCCCTGAGTGAATTTGTAAAAATCTACCCGAACGATATTGCCGCTCAACAAGCTCTGGGTCGGTTGATGAGAGGAAACTGA